AAGTCAAAACAAAAAGAAAAGTCAAAACCCTGGGGGAAATCCCCCAGACCCCTTTTTTCTTTCAATAATTTTAATACGGGGAGGGGTCTGAATAGTTACTCCGAGACAGGTAATCCAGCAATGCGGAAGATGATGGGAAGGCTGAAGCTGACGGTGAACGAGGAGAAGACCCGTACTTGTCGCATCCCGGAGGAAACCTTCGATTTTCTGGGTTACACCATTGGCCGGTATTATCCCACCATGGGTGAGGGGAAGGCCAAATATGGGACCTGGCCATCGAAGAAGAGCGTTAGGCGGATGTATGACGCCCTGAGCGAACGCACAGATGTACGATGGTTGTGGCAAGATGCCGGGGATTTGGTGCATGACCTGAATCGCAAACTGATCGGCTGGGCGAACTACTTTTCACTGGGTTTCGCTCGACGGTCCTATTCGGCGGTAGAGGCGCATACCAAGCATCGGCTCCGACAGTGGTTGTGTAGGAAGCACAAGCAAAGAGGTGACGGGCAGTCACGCTACCCGGACAGGTACCTGCATCAAACGCTGGGACTGGTCTCTTTGCAAAGGGTGCGACAGAACTTCCTGCGTGCGCAAGCGTGACGCTTTGTCCGAGAGCCGGATGCGGGAAAACCGCACGTCCGGTTCGATGTGGCGGGAACTGGAAACGCGGTTAAGGGAGCAGGATTTACGCCCACGGCGAAAGCCTTGTGGACCCATGCTACCTCCTCCTACCGCTGGCGCGCCAGTTCTCGACCCTACCAAATGTCGTAATGCAAGACCTGACCCCAGACATTAGACCCCAGACATTATGTTCCCATGGTTTTGACTCAAGGCGAAGGATTTTTGTGCGTAAAAATAATAACAGAAATAAAAAATAATTTTACATTATTTTTTGGAAATTATAAAATTGTTTATATAATTATTATTAGTTTGCATTTGAAATTGATTTGGGGTAGAATGGGGGTTCCATGATGGCCGTAGGAGTGATTTTTCCTGTTTCTCCGGCCAGTGGTTCTGGGTGCTGGGTTTGGAAATTCTGGCACTAATGAAAATATTGAGATGTAACAAAGGAAATTGAGATACTTTCTTCGATTTTTTCCAACCAATTGATAGGATTATTACGATGGGTTTAGGCCAAGATCGCAATCAGCCCTGTAGCTGCGGCAGTGGAAAGAAGTTTAAGCGATGCTGTATAGATCGTAAGTCTGTGTCTAACACAGTGACTGGTGATTTTGGAGAACCTACTACAATCAATGGGTGCAGATTTGGTCCTGATGGGCAGGTTGAATTTCTAATGGATGGCAAAGTTTTGGTGCCGAAGAGATCCTATCAAGGTTCACACAGAGAATCTAATAAAGGAGAAAAGCACCTGTTACGGGTTCCAATTAATCCAGAGTCAATGAATCTGGATGAAAGTAAGATTTTAAGAAGTTTTTCTCGTGTTTTTGCTATAGATACGAACACAAAAACAAAACTATTGCATCATACGGTTTCTATTGCATGCATTGTTGAATGTCAGTTTATCACAGAACAACCTGATCAGTATGGCTGTGTCGTTTTGGGGACGTTTGAGTTCCATGACGGTCCTGTTGAACAGCAGGAGAATTTTGCTTGGCATTTTTTGATTAGGATGATTCAAAATAGTTTGGACTTTTCTCCAGAACAACGTATTGCAATCGTTACGGATTCAGACTTAGGTAAACATGATGAATATAATGAGAGAAAGAAACCTTATTTTAAGGATTTCTTTCTTCCGATAGGGTTTTCTCTTCTGTACGCAAATGAAAATGGTCGGTCGATGTGCAATCAGGCAATACGTTACTGTGATAGACAAGCTGGCAAGATGTTGCAACTATCGTTAGATAGTAAATTGCAATATGCGCAATGGATCGATATCCATGGGGGTTGGTGTACTCGCTTCCATGGTTGGCATAATCCTGTTTCACGGGAAAATGCTAACATTTTTCGATTAGGGTCTTTGCCTAGCGATGCCTTGGGTCCAGGTTTTTCAATGAGTGCTTGAAAGTTCAGGCACATTGCACTGTTATTCTTTCTGAGTTTGTAAAGATTTTGAAAGAAAAAAAAGATCTTGGGGATCTGAACAGCTGCTTAGAGGAGATTCTCAACGTTTCTGGAAGCGTGTAACACCCGGATGATTTCCACTCCATGATTGGCGGGGCGATAAAAAATCAGGTAGTTACCAACAGGAAACATTCGCAAGTCTCGGTAGGAATTCCAGGGACAGTATATCCATTTCACTGAACTCCGGGGACACCATCAATTCGGTCCTTCATCGTTTCCCCGGACCCAGGTTTGACCGTTTCCCGACCCACGAGGCAACCAAGTTCACCATCGAACGAGTCCAATATCAGCGACTCATGTTAAACTTTGATATTTCGATGGAACAGTGAGTCCGGTTTTGTCGGACTCACCAGGGGTGAGTCCAGAGCTTTTGGAGAATATTGGCAGAGAGAGAAGAAAAAGGCAACTTTCGACTCCGGCGGGTCCGGCGGGGGACCAAGTTCCTTCTCGAACCACCCGCGCTAACCATTGGAAACATTTGGGTTTTTCAAACGACCACGGTCACCCCGAAAGGTGGCCGCGACGTAGAGAAAACCCTGTAAAATCAAAATGGTGGACCACGTGATACGGTTTCGAACCAATTCTCCGGCTTTGTTGCAGAGCCGTATAGAGAAGAGTTTGAAAGCGTCTTGGCTACCAATTGATGCATGTTCCGTTGATCGCCATGATCTGCAAAGGCTTTTTTCGTCTGCTCAAACTCTCCTCTCGAAAACGGATGCAACCCGTGGACCCGCATTCTGACGCCCGTTTGGTCAGCAAGATGATGTTAACGCAAACTTTTACTCTATTCGCGGAGAATGGAGAATTCTGTGCTGCGGAAACGAGGCCCTTCCACCGCTTTTCCAAAACATTTTCATCGTCCACTTGGTGGCCATGATCGAGTGCCGATTCGAACAGATTCTCCGGCTCTCACGGTCGGAGGGCAGGAGCAGATTTCGATGATCGTTCGGGCACCAAGAGAAACAAGTCAATGAAAGACGGCCTGCAGGGAATCGGCTTTGAAAATCTTCCGCGCCCAAACGTTGATGTCGTCCAATTTTGCCGATTCCACCTGCTTCTGAACAGATTCTGGGATCAGGCCAAAACGCTCTTGGAGCAGTTCGAGCAGCATTTCTGCCTTGCCTTTTTGCTCTCCCTTTTTCATCCCAATCCGTTCTACGCTTGTGATATAAGGCATTTTTTTGTTCTCCTCGAAGTTGGATAGATTTGTCCAGAATTGGTTGTCCAACTCTTCTGGCAGGCTCAACACCCAGTCGATGAATCGAAAGAGATCAACGATCTGTTGGCGGTTGAAACCACGTTCGTACAGCATGCGCGTGATGCGCATTTTCTGCTGAAATCGCTCTGCCGGTTGGTTTCTGGTCTGTTTGCCGGTCAGATGCGCCAGGGTGACGATGGCAAACGGATTGGTGGATGACTCCAAAAGATCCAAACGGGACAGGTAATCCAGCAATTTGATAGCATTGAACTGGAAGCTGACCTTCGATCCCCACTTCTGATAACCAAACGCCGATGGCCGCCAAGCACCTTCTTCGTCAGCGAGGATGGCCAAGCTGACTACAGGTCTCTTGACTACAGGTCTCTTGTAGAGGTCGAAAGCCCGATACTGACAGGTGAACATCCGCTCTTCGAAATGCGGATCACGGTTCTCCTGGATTTCGACATGGATCAGCACCCAGAGTTCATCACCGTCGAGCAGCCAGACCCGGACCAGCAGATCAACCCGACGATTGCCAGACTCCGCCTCCCGAGTGATCCGGTCCAGCTCCTTGTCCAGGAATTCTGGAGCGCACTGCCAGTCGATACCATCATGTGCCTCTGGCAGGAAAAACTCCAGAAAGTCGTTGAAGTACGCCTTCAGGATCTCCTTCCACGGCGAATCGTACTCGGTCGTCTGGCTTTGATTGTCGTGATCGGTCATGTCAACATCCTCGAATGCTCTGCCTTTGGATTGGAGTGCAAAGCCTTCAAAAAACGATCACATGGGTGATAATGTCAATCATGATCAATCCACCAAGAGCAACTCATTCATGAAATCACTTCTCATCATCGGCACCTTCATCGCCGACTTGTTCCTCAGCCGAACCGCCTTGCAGATGGAGATCCTGGCTTTGCGTCATCAACTGGCGGTTTTGCAAAGGACGAAACCCAGCCGATTACAGATCCACCCATTGGACCGCTTGCTTTGGATCCTGCTATCACGCATTTGGCAAGGCTGGCGTGAAGCCTTGGTCATCGTCAAGCCAGCAACGGTGATACAGTGGCATCGTGAAGGGGTTCGGCTGTTTTGGAAATGGAAATCCCGCCGCAAACGCCCCGGTCGTCCTGCCGTCACGAAGGAAATCAAGGATCTGATTCGCAAAATGAGCCTTGAGAATCCACTCTGGGGCGCGCCCCGCATCCATGGCGAATTGCTGAAACTCGGCTACCAAGTGGCAGAAACATCAGTCGCAAAGTACATGGTCAAGCCAGCCAAACCGCCATCTCAAACCTGGAAAACCTTCCTGGAAAATCACGCCAACTGCATGGTTGCCATGGATTTCTTCACTGTTCCGACACTCTTCTTCACGGTGTTCCACGTCCTGATTTTGCTTGACCATGAACGTCGCCGCATCATCCACTTCAACATTACCACCAACCCAACTGCCGCATGGGTCGCTCAACAAATCAGGGATGCTTTCCCCTGGGATTCGGCACCACGCTACTTGATCCATGATCGAGATCCGATTTTTCAGGGCAAATGCCAAGACACCCTGAAGGCCATGGGAATCAAGGAGGTAAAAATTGCGCCAGCATCTCCTTGGCAAAACGCCTATTGCGAACGAGTGATCGGGTCGATTCGCAGGGAGTGTCTGGATCACGCCATCGTGATGAACCAGGAACACCTGAGACGGACCCTGACCTCGTACCTGATCTATTATCACGAAACGCGCACCCATCTTGGTCTGGCCAAAGACTGTCCTGAGCCAATGGCGGTTCAACCAATGGGGGCAGGCGATGTTATCGCCATCCCGCATCTTGGTGGGCTGCACCACCAGTACCTGCGGAAAGCTGCCTGATCCAACTCCGGTTTCGACTTGTCAAAGAGCGCATCCAAAGGGTGAGGTTCCGATGCCTCTTGCCCGCTTCAGAAAAATCTGGGCCATGACGACCACCAGACCCTCAATCCTGAAGCTGATTTTTGCGGAAATCCGCCTTACTGTCCAGAGAAATCCAGCGACTTCATCGTCAAACTGCTTGGCGATGGGACCAAACCGGGTCGGATTGGGTTTTTGGTAGGGACAGTGTGCGGCAGGGTCATGCGGCGCTTGTCGATGAAACCGGCTTCGTGCAGATCACGAGCGGTCTCATGAACGGCATCGAAAACGGGGCATCCCAGAACGGCGGCAAAGGTGTTGCGGAAGAGAGATTTTGGATAGAATGGGTAGACAGGGGTAAAGATTGCAAACCTCTCGGGAAGAAAACTTGGGACTCAACTGCTCTACTTAAGCGAATGCACCGACTGCCATGGGCCGATTAGCCGCAAAAAATCTGAGAATGCACGGCCAGATGGTTCTTCCTGGGCTGTGCCCCATAGGGGAAGCCTCTCGCCAGATGGCCATGGCCGACGTGGCAGAACGGGGTGCTTTTTTCACTCGGAACAGCGTTGTTGAGTTCATCTTGGATCTGGCCGGTTACACCGTTGACCAACCCCTTCATCGCTTTCGGTTGCTGGAACCATCCTTCGGGCGAGGAAATTTCCTCCATGTCGCCGTAGACCGGCTGCTGACATCGTTTCTTGATCATGAAGGTTGGGATGGCTCTCTCCATGAAAAACTGGCTCCTTCCATTCAGGCAGTAGAACTCCATCCATCCAGCATTGAGGAGACCCGCTCAAGGCTTATGGAACTGATGATTGAGAAAGGAATCAACCGTAAAGACGCCGTGCAACTGATCGACGCTTGGATCGTGGAGGGGGATTTTCTTCTGGCCCAGTTCCCCCATCCGTTCACCCATATTGTGGGCAATCCTCCCTACGTCCGGCAGGAACACGTTCCCGACATCCTCATGGAAGAGTATCGTTTCCGTTATGACACGATTTTTGATCGGGCCGATCTTTATATTCCCTTCATCGAACGGAGCCTGCACAGTCTCGATGCCGGTGGCAAGCTGGCATTCATCTGTTCCGACCGATGGATGAAAAACCGCTACGGCGGGCCGCTTCGAGCCATGGTTGCCAATGGCTATCATCTGGCCTGCTATATCGATATGGTGGATACACAGGCTTTCCATGAGGATGTCACAGCCTATCCGGCTATCACTCTTATCACGCGGGAAAAAGCTGGCCGTACCCGGGTCGTCCACCGTCCTGAAACTGATTCCGGAACCCTCTCCCGCCTTGCCAAGTCTCTCAATGTCGAATCCCTTCCCAAAAGCAGTGAGGTGTTGGAAATCCGGGACGTTGCCAGGGGGCAGGAACCGTGGATTCTGCACTCAGCGGATCAATTGGCCGTCATCCGTCGTCTGGAGAAGGAGTTACCACTTTTGGAGGAGGTGGGATGTCGGGTGGGAATCGGGGTGGCCACTGGAGCTGACAAGGTGTTTATAGGCCCATTCGAAGCTCTGGACGTAGAACCAGACCGTAAACTACCCTTGGTCCAAACGAAGGACATCAAGGGAGGATGCGTTGCATGGCAAGGGCAGGGGGTCATCAACCCGTTTAACAATGATGGGACACTGGTGGACCTTAGACAGTATCCCAAGCTGGCCGATTACCTTTCAAAACATGAGGAGGTGATCCGAAATCGTCATTGCGCCCGCAAGAATCCAGGTGGATGGTATCGTACCATTGATCGCATTCATCCGGACCTGTTGAGTCGTCCCAAGCTGCTGATTCCCGACATCAAGGGAGACGCCCATATTATCTATGACGATGGGGCATTTTATCCACACCACAACCTCTACTTCATCACCTCCGACCAGTGGGATCTTCAGGCGCTCCGAGGGGTGCTCCTATCCGGCATCGCCCGGCTGTTCGTCTCCCTCTATTCCATTCAGATGCGGGGAGGATATCTCCGTTTTCAGGCCCAGTACCTGAGACGGATCCGGGTTCCCAAATGGGGCGATGTATCGCATGGAACGCGCAAATCCCTCGTCGCCGCCGCAACTGAAAACGACTACGATGCCTGCAGTAGGGCCACCTTCGGCCTGTACGGGTTGAGCCAGGAGGAGTCCGCAGTGATTGGCGGAAACAGGGAGGATGTGGTGCCATGACCATTGATTTGGGCGATTTCGATCATGAGGTTCGCGAAGCGGTTAAAGCTTTCTGGATCGGACGTTCTGCAGCCGTCCAGAAGCAGCAATCCAGTGGCAAGGCGGACCAGGGGGAACGGGCTGGGGTCACCGCTGGAAAGAATATGGACGGTTTCGTGGCACTGGTTGAAAAGGTGGTGCGTCAGAACGGGCTATCCCGTGCCGATATTCATCTGGAACGGAGGGTGCTCACCCTGCCTGGATATTTCCGCCCCACAAAGCTGTGGGACATGTTGGTGATGAACAATGGTCGGTTGATTGCCGCTCTGGAGTTCAAGAGTCAAGTGGGACCGTCTTTTGGCAACAATTTCAACAACCGGACCGAGGAAGCCATCGGCACGGCGCTTGACCTATGGACGGCCTTCAGAGAAGGGGCCTTTGGCGATTCTCAAAGGCCCTTTGTGGGATGGCTGATGCTGGTTGAGGAGTGTGATGGCTCTCGGACCCCGGTCAAGGACCGCTCCCCTCACTTCCCCGTATTCTCTGATTTCAATGATGCTTCCTACGCGGATCGGTACGATATTTTATGCAGAAAGCTCGTTCGGGAACAGCTCTATACCACTGCCTCGGTAGTGCTTTCGCCCAGAACCGCCGAGAAAACCGGTGCGTTCAGCAACCTGTCTGAGATGACGAGTCTGCGCTCGTTCATCGCATCATTCGCAGGGCATATTGCCAGTGAAGCAGCAAGGTAGCTCCTGAACTGGAAATGGCATGTCATCGGGATATTGATTTTACTCTTTCCGAATCGATTACCCATATCATGCAGGGATATAATACCCTGCCAGCCGACCCGGACGGCCATCCCTGGGAGATCATCTGGGCCCCCATGTTTCCCCTGGGACCGGCGGGGGAGTTGCACCTGCCGTAGGACGCGGGTTTGCACGGCTTTTCGTCTTCAAGCCGACCATCTTCCGTGTCGAACGGGTCCGGTTCCGGTAAATGACGTTACTGTTTGAAATACCAAGGAAAAGAGTGAGTCAGACTGAGTCGGACTCACTGGGGGCGAGTCCAGAGCTTTTGGAGAATGCTGGTGGAGAGAGAAGAAAAGGGGCAAGTTCGACGTTTGTGGGTCCGACGTGGGACCAGGTTCATTTTCAAACTATGGCCGCTAACCATTGGAAACATTGGGGTTTTTCAAACGACCACGGCCACCCCGAAGGATGGCCGTGACGTGGAGGAAACCTAGTAAAATCAAAATGGTGGAGGTGGCGGGAGTCGAACCCGCGTCCGAAACATGTAGTCAACCCGGAAGATGTACGGCTATTTTGCCGGTCATGGGCGAAGGATCCGTTACAGACCGGCTGGATCCGACGCTTCCGTTACCTCGGAATACTGGGTGACCCTGGATTTTAACCGGCATTCACATTCCGGCTTGATCCCGTCTCGAAAGACTTCTGTTGCCGGGCCCGGATCGGGACCCCGAAGAGACAGCGGTTTTAGGCCGCTGCCCTCATCGGAGCATAGTGCTCGTCATTGGCAATTATAAAGTTTCGCCCTGTTACGGTGGTGCGATACCGAGCCGCCTCCAAAAGCCTTTCCATACCCCGTCGAAACCGTGACACCCCCAGTCTTCCTAAGAGAAGAGAGACAAGACAACTTTATGAACCGGTGG
Above is a genomic segment from Magnetococcales bacterium containing:
- a CDS encoding SEC-C domain-containing protein, translated to MGLGQDRNQPCSCGSGKKFKRCCIDRKSVSNTVTGDFGEPTTINGCRFGPDGQVEFLMDGKVLVPKRSYQGSHRESNKGEKHLLRVPINPESMNLDESKILRSFSRVFAIDTNTKTKLLHHTVSIACIVECQFITEQPDQYGCVVLGTFEFHDGPVEQQENFAWHFLIRMIQNSLDFSPEQRIAIVTDSDLGKHDEYNERKKPYFKDFFLPIGFSLLYANENGRSMCNQAIRYCDRQAGKMLQLSLDSKLQYAQWIDIHGGWCTRFHGWHNPVSRENANIFRLGSLPSDALGPGFSMSA
- a CDS encoding type II toxin-antitoxin system RelE/ParE family toxin: MFPVGNYLIFYRPANHGVEIIRVLHASRNVENLL
- a CDS encoding transposase; translated protein: MKSLLIIGTFIADLFLSRTALQMEILALRHQLAVLQRTKPSRLQIHPLDRLLWILLSRIWQGWREALVIVKPATVIQWHREGVRLFWKWKSRRKRPGRPAVTKEIKDLIRKMSLENPLWGAPRIHGELLKLGYQVAETSVAKYMVKPAKPPSQTWKTFLENHANCMVAMDFFTVPTLFFTVFHVLILLDHERRRIIHFNITTNPTAAWVAQQIRDAFPWDSAPRYLIHDRDPIFQGKCQDTLKAMGIKEVKIAPASPWQNAYCERVIGSIRRECLDHAIVMNQEHLRRTLTSYLIYYHETRTHLGLAKDCPEPMAVQPMGAGDVIAIPHLGGLHHQYLRKAA
- a CDS encoding PaeR7I family type II restriction endonuclease, which translates into the protein MTIDLGDFDHEVREAVKAFWIGRSAAVQKQQSSGKADQGERAGVTAGKNMDGFVALVEKVVRQNGLSRADIHLERRVLTLPGYFRPTKLWDMLVMNNGRLIAALEFKSQVGPSFGNNFNNRTEEAIGTALDLWTAFREGAFGDSQRPFVGWLMLVEECDGSRTPVKDRSPHFPVFSDFNDASYADRYDILCRKLVREQLYTTASVVLSPRTAEKTGAFSNLSEMTSLRSFIASFAGHIASEAAR
- a CDS encoding cytosolic protein, whose amino-acid sequence is MTDHDNQSQTTEYDSPWKEILKAYFNDFLEFFLPEAHDGIDWQCAPEFLDKELDRITREAESGNRRVDLLVRVWLLDGDELWVLIHVEIQENRDPHFEERMFTCQYRAFDLYKRPVVKRPVVSLAILADEEGAWRPSAFGYQKWGSKVSFQFNAIKLLDYLSRLDLLESSTNPFAIVTLAHLTGKQTRNQPAERFQQKMRITRMLYERGFNRQQIVDLFRFIDWVLSLPEELDNQFWTNLSNFEENKKMPYITSVERIGMKKGEQKGKAEMLLELLQERFGLIPESVQKQVESAKLDDINVWARKIFKADSLQAVFH
- a CDS encoding Eco57I restriction-modification methylase domain-containing protein, producing the protein MAMADVAERGAFFTRNSVVEFILDLAGYTVDQPLHRFRLLEPSFGRGNFLHVAVDRLLTSFLDHEGWDGSLHEKLAPSIQAVELHPSSIEETRSRLMELMIEKGINRKDAVQLIDAWIVEGDFLLAQFPHPFTHIVGNPPYVRQEHVPDILMEEYRFRYDTIFDRADLYIPFIERSLHSLDAGGKLAFICSDRWMKNRYGGPLRAMVANGYHLACYIDMVDTQAFHEDVTAYPAITLITREKAGRTRVVHRPETDSGTLSRLAKSLNVESLPKSSEVLEIRDVARGQEPWILHSADQLAVIRRLEKELPLLEEVGCRVGIGVATGADKVFIGPFEALDVEPDRKLPLVQTKDIKGGCVAWQGQGVINPFNNDGTLVDLRQYPKLADYLSKHEEVIRNRHCARKNPGGWYRTIDRIHPDLLSRPKLLIPDIKGDAHIIYDDGAFYPHHNLYFITSDQWDLQALRGVLLSGIARLFVSLYSIQMRGGYLRFQAQYLRRIRVPKWGDVSHGTRKSLVAAATENDYDACSRATFGLYGLSQEESAVIGGNREDVVP